Proteins encoded within one genomic window of Cryptococcus neoformans var. grubii H99 chromosome 4, complete sequence:
- a CDS encoding condensin complex subunit 2, which produces MAALHGKRPRMSASAQAIHQQTRINDDVAEKAKRRKSAHFSAVPDNNSISDENVNPKNQAGKRVMSGIAIQKQGLIQKRGKRLSAVEPNMPEVRIEVKENKYEEWMKLATDNKITANNTWSFALIDYFADLTLLRNGPDDQSINFQKASCTLDGCVKIWTSRVDSVATETGKLLSGLAGGSAETGDNDGLEGEEDEVGEPKTTRKTVRSEATLAKSFAQLQIKKFDLEFTVDPLFKKTSADFDEGGAMGLLMNHLSVDNKLREVFDAGDAVADEQDLDEEEEEGDGGMIDEVVQLDKLRNYIPITKFLTEHSINPSLASFHFTSDSSSGNDNDSATILGLKDSFPVDEYNPYDVPMATQDDYNPMDPAFNRGHGEGHDFFGGDDYDAGPAYGDGGFDEDGTSMMGDPEDDLVAPFHNSANSNGGSLALLGPGSSHVGPFDPRRQGQGHEIVLTLGEGDDTGSGGMFEYFDKGFGKSWAGAEHWRLRKVSRKDTATAGTITSTSSKTKADKTPFAIDFHTPLATSLSTSTKALFTPASNKSSITLPSTSAPTKTKNGKSMSGQRRLREERLLPDDMHFSSHQLLRLFLKPQFSLKMRRGGKNMGAMGGMIGADGEIDENFWAAAAKEREGGECVGDEFGSAPAPFESQFFQDDDDYGDMDNDVDFGPIQPSVPVLSGPGEEEDDLWAGTQMELKKVRPENVNFAKKAKRVDVKRLKDDIWTGLKDLVPHADKTGDTDTDDEDPTPSTPPEPSDFEPVKTFSSIIQSLRSTYPPQKMSEISTSFCFICLLHLANEEGLRIESARGDGKEGEDVGCVGVAPMGEDGEIVLGEGLNALMGVLGAGRGGSEGMRSMGEGEKKDRVIGELEALKVYKDHAAGRAA; this is translated from the exons ATGGCTGCACTCCACGGTAAGCGCCCTCGTATGTCGGCCAGCGCTCAAGCCATCCATCAACAAACACGCATCAACGACGATGTAGcagaaaaggcaaagcgGCGCAAATCGGCACATTTCAGTGCTGTCCCAGATAATAACAGTATCAGCGACGAGAACGTGAACCCAAAGAACCAAGCCGGGAAGAGGGTAATGTCTGGGATTGCTATCCAGAAACAAGGATTAATCCAAAAGCGCGGGAAGAGGTTGTCCGCGGTGGAACCCAATATGCCGGAAGTTCGAATCGAGGTCAAGGAGAACAAGTACGAGGAGTGGATGAAACTTGCAACTGATAAT AAAATAACTGCGAACAATACGTGGAGTTTTGCCCTTATCGACTACTTTGCCGATCTTACCCTTCTCCGAAATGGTCCCGATGACCAGAGTATTAACTTTCAAAAAGCGAGTTGCACATTGGATGGGTGTGTAAAGATCTGGACATCCAGAGTGGATAGTGTGGCCACAGAAACGGGAAAGTTATTGAGCGGTTTGGCGGGTGGCAGCG CTGAGACAGGTGACAATGATGGTTTagaaggcgaggaggatgaggtcgGAGAGCCAAAAACGACTAGAAAG ACCGTTCGTTCTGAAGCTACTCTCGCAAAGTCGTTCGCCCAGCTTCAAATAAAAAAGTTTGACCTCGAATTCACGGTGGACCCACTTTTCAAGAAGACTTCCGCGGATTTTGACGAAGGCGGTGCGATGGGCCTGCTGATGAACCATTTAAGTGTGGATAACAAATTGAGGGAAGTGTTTGATGCTGGTGATGCGGTGGCAGATGAACAGGAtttggatgaggaagaagaagagggggatGGGGGGATGATTGACGAGGTTGTGCAACTGGACAAATTACGAA ACTATATTCCTATCACCAAATTCCTCACCGAGCACTCTATCAACCCGTCTCTCGCCTCGTTCCATTTTACCTCTGACTCTTCAAGCGGAAACGATAATGACTCCGCCACCATTCTTGGGCTCAAAGACTCCTTCCCCGTTGACGAATATAATCCTTATGATGTCCCAATGGCGACCCAGGATGATTATAACCCGATGGATCCGGCGTTCAACCGAGGCCATGGAGAAGGGCACGATTTCTTTGGAGGCGATGATTATGACGCTGGACCGGCTTATGGGGATGGCGGCTtcgatgaggatggcaCGAGTATGATGGGTGACCCTGAGGACGACCTCGTCGCTCCTTTTCACAACTCTGCCAACAGTAACGGCGGCTCCCTTGCGCTTCTTGGTCCAGGGTCTTCTCACGTGGGCCCCTTTGATCCCCGCCGCCAAGGTCAAGGCCACGAAATTGTGCTCACtttgggagaaggggaCGATACTGGGTCGGGAGGGATGTTTGAATACTTTGATAAAGGATTCGGGAAGAGTTGGGCGGGCGCAGAACATTGGAGATTGAGAAAAGTCTCTAGAAAGG ATACGGCTACTGCCGGAACAATCACCAGTACAAGTTCAAAAACCAAAGCTGACAAAACGCCCTTCGCAATCGATTTCCACACTCCCCTCGCTACCTCCCTTTCCACCTCTACTAAAGCGCTCTTCACCCCCGCGTCCAATAAGTCGTCTATCACCCTCCCGTCCACTTCTGCGCCGACTAAAACAAAAAACGGAAAGTCGATGTCGGGCCAGCGTCGGCTTAGGGAAGAGCGCCTTTTACCAGATGACATGCATTTCAGCAGTCACCAGCTTTTGAGGCTGTTTTTGAAGCCCCAATTCTCCTTGAAGATGCGGCGAGGTGGTAAAAACATGGGAGCAATGGGGGGGATGATAGGTGCAGACGGGGAGATTGATGAGAATTTCTGGGCGGCCGCTgcgaaagagagagagggcgGTGAATGTGTTGGGGATG AATTTGGTTCTGCCCCTGCACCATTCGAATCCCAGTTCTTCcaagacgacgatgattACGGTGACATGGATAATGACGTCGACTTTGGGCCTATCCAACCGAGTGTTCCTGTGCTCTCCGGTCCtggtgaggaggaggacgatcTCTGGGCGGGCACACAAATGGAACTGAAAAAGGTTCGTCCGGAGAACGTCAACTTTGCGAAGAAAGCGAAGAGAGTGGATgtgaagaggttgaaggatgaCATCTGGACGGGTTTGAAAGATCTTGTACCCCATGCCGATAAAACTGGCGATACAGATACCGACGATGAGGACCCGACCCCTTCTACACCTCCTGAACCTTCCGATTTCGAACCGGTCAAGACATTCTCTTCTATTATCCAATCTCTTCGCTCAACTTATCCACCTCAGAAAATGTCTGAAATCTCAACATCATTTTGTTTCATTTGTCTGTTACATCTGGCGAATGAGGAAGGGCTACGAATTGAGAGTGCGAGAGGGGacgggaaggagggggaagatgtGGGTTGTGTGGGTGTGGCGCcaatgggagaagatggggagaTTGTTTTGGGCGAGGGATTAAATGCACTGATGGGGGTGTTGGGCGCTGGTAGAGGGGGGTCCGAAGGAATGCGAAGTATGGGTgagggagaaaagaaggatagGGTGATTGGCGAGTTGGAGGCATTGAAGGTGTACAAG GATCATGCGGCTGGTCGAGCGGCGTAA
- a CDS encoding peroxin-12 produces the protein MIQPVLPEQPVTDVTAPSLFDLLAQEQLRDLFHPVLRYILSYLAQRYPRYFLRLLNHHEETFALLLLIVEKHHLERHNASVSEHFYGLRLVPSRAFISPRLDSLSQAQLINSPLATNLTRKQRWGILIFIVGLPYVRARAQDYFERLSGIENDEIQLDEDGEVSIQSLSKSQHIFKLLYPYLNLLLDISFLGYDIAYLFSKTPYWRPWYRLLNLRITRPLFLSPPSPLHTTTSSSRSALSSLSLPPLLPPLLLTLKLSQWWYSPSSPRALSPLSRSGSGLQGGRGGISVAEVHKSILPPRAVNILSSISLFPFSQTQNKSHADDDEQEHKRKGERTEIHIPPAKFGICPLCNKAWANPAILPSGWVICWKCGWDAVEDDKECDDEHSKDKPREEEEVSEREEEGISYETEKSTDGTEKKMKRKGRCPITDIYVPPGGLRRVLV, from the exons ATGATCCAGCCCGTACTCCCAGAGCAACCGGTAACGGACGTCACTGCTCCATCCCTCTTTGACCTGCTTGCTCAAGAACAGTTACGAgatcttttccatcctgTCCTCCGATACATCCTCTCGTACCTGGCTCAGCGGTACCCTAGATATTTTTTAAGACTACTGAATCATCACGAAGAGACTTTTGCTCTTCTGCTTTTGATTGTCGAAAAACATCATCTCGAACGTCATA ACGCGTCGGTATCCGAACACTTTTACGGACTCCGTCTAGTCCCTTCTCGTGCATTTATTTCGCCTCGCCTTGACAGTCTTTCCCAAGCCCAACTCATCAACTCGCCCTTGGCAACTAATCTGACCCGTAAGCAACGATGGGGaattctcatcttcattgtGGGACTGCCTTACGTCAGAGCGAGAGCGCAGGATTATTTTGAACGGCTATCGGGGATTGAGAATGATGAGATTCAGCTCGATGAAGACGGCGAAGTGAGCATTCAATCGCTGAGCAAG TCCCAACATATATTCAAACTCCTTTACCCATACCTTAACCTCCTCTTGGATATTTCATTTCTGGGATATGACATCGCTTATCTGTTCTCCAAAACTCCTTATTGGCGTCCTTGGTACCGTCTCCTAAACCTCCGTATCACACGCCCTCTCTTCCtatcccctccttctcccctaCATACCACTACTTCTTCGTCCAGATCAgccctctcctctctttctctcccgccacttcttccgcctctgctGCTTACTCTCAAACTTTCCCAGTGGTGGtactctccctcctcccctaGAGCCCTCTCACCGCTGTCCCGTTCTGGATCTGGCCTacaaggtggaagaggagggataTCAGTGGCAGAGGTACATAAAAGCATTCTACCCCCTCGGGCGGTGAACATTCTCTCTTCGATCTCGCTTTTCCCATTTTCCCAAACCCAAAATAAGAGCCATgccgacgatgatgaacaAGAGCACAAACGCAAGGGGGAACGTACCGAAATACACATTCCTCCAGCGAAATTCGGTATATGCCCATTGTGCAATAAAGCATGGGCCAACCCCGCGATTTTACCGAGTGGGTGGGTAATTTGCTGGAAATGTGGATGGGATGCTGTGGAGGACGATAAAGAGTGTGATGACGAGCACAGCAAGGATAAGCCtcgagaggaagaagaggtgagtGAGcgcgaagaggaaggaatcAGTTATGAGACAGAAAAAAGCACGGATGGcacagagaagaagatgaagaggaaaggaagatgtCCCATCACGGACATATACGTGCCTCCTGGCGGATTAAGAAGGGTCTTGGTTTGA